One segment of Ricinus communis isolate WT05 ecotype wild-type chromosome 8, ASM1957865v1, whole genome shotgun sequence DNA contains the following:
- the LOC8287638 gene encoding F-box protein SKIP16 isoform X1, with translation MGLEAVGDLALNEILSILGPEETAIVACVSKRLKASASEESLWSKFCFQDLHLSSPLDPHGNPLPSFKFAYGSWREAFAMYPWPLVKRVKRCWDRLKNWLTTNFPEAAATLQQGATEDEIRRFEKVLEVKLPLPTRVLYRFYNGQVFQEKDALTSAHGNNLGLIGGYAFYHHLVNVYLLPLDQVILETKQIVCHLGISGGFNSTKYIVVAASSAFIEKFFFLNCTNGQLYVGTRNLPIDGEMMPCVPNALLRSVHDPSSDQQRDGMLLWLEEHGRRLQDGIIKLREERNIRTICQFPEEPPSCSTAITNGVKVRASAIFVPEAADLDGGSDKYWFAYSIRMSLLPDGCIVNGMYFASCQLQKRHWIIRANETVVSDVVGEGVIGKYPVLCPGEQEFVYESCMPLPTSPGSVEGSFTFVPDRLTHPKGAPFEVEVARFHLQLPDYIF, from the exons ATGGGTTTGGAGGCAGTGGGTGATCTAGCTCTTAACGAAATTCTGTCCATACTAGGACCAGAAGAAACGGCAATTGTAGCTTGTGTTAGCAAGCGTCTTAAGGCTTCAGCTTCTGAGGAATCTCTCTGGTCAAAATTTTGTTTTCAAGATCTTCATCTTTCTTCTCCTCTCGATCCTCATGGCAATCCTCTTCCTTCTTTCAAG TTTGCTTATGGATCATGGCGGGAAGCTTTTGCTATGTATCCTTGGCCTCTTGTAAAACGAGTTAAAAGGTGTTGGGACAGACTCAAGAACTGGTTGACCACAAATTTTCCTGAAGCTGCTGCTACACTACAGCAGGGTGCAACAGAAGATGAAATTCGACGGTTTGAGAAAGTTTTAGAAGTGAAGTTGCCTCTCCCCACAAGAGTTCTCTACCGTTTTTACAATGGTCAAGTTTTCCAAGAAAAAGATGCATTAACAAGTGCTCATGGCAATAATTTAGGCCTAATAGGTGGCTACGCTTTTTATCATCACTTGGTCAACGTTTACCTGTTACCATTAGATCAAGTAATCTTGGAAACAAAACAAATAGTATGCCATCTTGGGATTTCTGGTGGTTTTAACAGTACTAAATATATTGTTGTAGCTGCATCATCAGCTTTCATTGAAAAGTTTTTTTTCCTCAATTGTACAAATGGCCAACTGTATGTTGGTACCAGAAATCTTCCAATAGATGGAGAAATGATGCCATGTGTGCCAAATGCATTGCTGAGGTCAGTGCATGATCCAAGCAGTGACCAGCAGCGGGATGGAATGCTACTATGGTTAGAAGAGCATGGCCGTCGCTTACAAGATGGCATTATTAAACTCCGGGAAGAACGAAATATTAGAACTATCTGTCAATTTCCAGAAGAACCTCCTTCCTGTTCCACTGCTATTACCAATGGCGTAAAG GTCCGTGCTTCTGCTATTTTTGTGCCAGAGGCAGCTGATCTGGATGGTGGTTCTGACAAATACTGGTTTGCATATTCAATTCGCATGTCCCTACTGCCTGATGGATGCATCGTAAATGGAATGTATTTTGCCTCTTGCCAACTGCAGAAGAGGCATTGGATCATCCGTGCAAATGAAACTGTTGTATCTGATGTGGTTGGAGAGGGTGTGATAGGCAAG TATCCAGTCTTGTGTCCAGGTGAGCAAGAGTTCGTATATGAGAGTTGCATGCCTCTACCAACTTCTCCAGGTTCAGTTGAAGGTTCTTTCACATTTGTCCCTGACAG GTTGACGCATCCAAAAGGAGCTCCATTTGAAGTTGAAGTGGCGCGGTTTCATCTTCAACTTCCAGACTACATTTTCTGA
- the LOC8287638 gene encoding F-box protein SKIP16 isoform X3 yields the protein MGLEAVGDLALNEILSILGPEETAIVACVSKRLKASASEESLWSKFCFQDLHLSSPLDPHGNPLPSFKFAYGSWREAFAMYPWPLVKRVKRCWDRLKNWLTTNFPEAAATLQQGATEDEIRRFEKVLEVKLPLPTRVLYRFYNGQVFQEKDALTSAHGNNLGLIGGYAFYHHLVNVYLLPLDQVILETKQIVCHLGISGGFNSTKYIVVAASSAFIEKFFFLNCTNGQLYVGTRNLPIDGEMMPCVPNALLRSVHDPSSDQQRDGMLLWLEEHGRRLQDGIIKLREERNIRTICQFPEEPPSCSTAITNGVKEKEGTC from the exons ATGGGTTTGGAGGCAGTGGGTGATCTAGCTCTTAACGAAATTCTGTCCATACTAGGACCAGAAGAAACGGCAATTGTAGCTTGTGTTAGCAAGCGTCTTAAGGCTTCAGCTTCTGAGGAATCTCTCTGGTCAAAATTTTGTTTTCAAGATCTTCATCTTTCTTCTCCTCTCGATCCTCATGGCAATCCTCTTCCTTCTTTCAAG TTTGCTTATGGATCATGGCGGGAAGCTTTTGCTATGTATCCTTGGCCTCTTGTAAAACGAGTTAAAAGGTGTTGGGACAGACTCAAGAACTGGTTGACCACAAATTTTCCTGAAGCTGCTGCTACACTACAGCAGGGTGCAACAGAAGATGAAATTCGACGGTTTGAGAAAGTTTTAGAAGTGAAGTTGCCTCTCCCCACAAGAGTTCTCTACCGTTTTTACAATGGTCAAGTTTTCCAAGAAAAAGATGCATTAACAAGTGCTCATGGCAATAATTTAGGCCTAATAGGTGGCTACGCTTTTTATCATCACTTGGTCAACGTTTACCTGTTACCATTAGATCAAGTAATCTTGGAAACAAAACAAATAGTATGCCATCTTGGGATTTCTGGTGGTTTTAACAGTACTAAATATATTGTTGTAGCTGCATCATCAGCTTTCATTGAAAAGTTTTTTTTCCTCAATTGTACAAATGGCCAACTGTATGTTGGTACCAGAAATCTTCCAATAGATGGAGAAATGATGCCATGTGTGCCAAATGCATTGCTGAGGTCAGTGCATGATCCAAGCAGTGACCAGCAGCGGGATGGAATGCTACTATGGTTAGAAGAGCATGGCCGTCGCTTACAAGATGGCATTATTAAACTCCGGGAAGAACGAAATATTAGAACTATCTGTCAATTTCCAGAAGAACCTCCTTCCTGTTCCACTGCTATTACCAATGGCGTAAAG GAGAAGGAGGGGACAtgctaa
- the LOC8287638 gene encoding F-box protein SKIP16 isoform X2, producing MYPWPLVKRVKRCWDRLKNWLTTNFPEAAATLQQGATEDEIRRFEKVLEVKLPLPTRVLYRFYNGQVFQEKDALTSAHGNNLGLIGGYAFYHHLVNVYLLPLDQVILETKQIVCHLGISGGFNSTKYIVVAASSAFIEKFFFLNCTNGQLYVGTRNLPIDGEMMPCVPNALLRSVHDPSSDQQRDGMLLWLEEHGRRLQDGIIKLREERNIRTICQFPEEPPSCSTAITNGVKVRASAIFVPEAADLDGGSDKYWFAYSIRMSLLPDGCIVNGMYFASCQLQKRHWIIRANETVVSDVVGEGVIGKYPVLCPGEQEFVYESCMPLPTSPGSVEGSFTFVPDRLTHPKGAPFEVEVARFHLQLPDYIF from the exons ATGTATCCTTGGCCTCTTGTAAAACGAGTTAAAAGGTGTTGGGACAGACTCAAGAACTGGTTGACCACAAATTTTCCTGAAGCTGCTGCTACACTACAGCAGGGTGCAACAGAAGATGAAATTCGACGGTTTGAGAAAGTTTTAGAAGTGAAGTTGCCTCTCCCCACAAGAGTTCTCTACCGTTTTTACAATGGTCAAGTTTTCCAAGAAAAAGATGCATTAACAAGTGCTCATGGCAATAATTTAGGCCTAATAGGTGGCTACGCTTTTTATCATCACTTGGTCAACGTTTACCTGTTACCATTAGATCAAGTAATCTTGGAAACAAAACAAATAGTATGCCATCTTGGGATTTCTGGTGGTTTTAACAGTACTAAATATATTGTTGTAGCTGCATCATCAGCTTTCATTGAAAAGTTTTTTTTCCTCAATTGTACAAATGGCCAACTGTATGTTGGTACCAGAAATCTTCCAATAGATGGAGAAATGATGCCATGTGTGCCAAATGCATTGCTGAGGTCAGTGCATGATCCAAGCAGTGACCAGCAGCGGGATGGAATGCTACTATGGTTAGAAGAGCATGGCCGTCGCTTACAAGATGGCATTATTAAACTCCGGGAAGAACGAAATATTAGAACTATCTGTCAATTTCCAGAAGAACCTCCTTCCTGTTCCACTGCTATTACCAATGGCGTAAAG GTCCGTGCTTCTGCTATTTTTGTGCCAGAGGCAGCTGATCTGGATGGTGGTTCTGACAAATACTGGTTTGCATATTCAATTCGCATGTCCCTACTGCCTGATGGATGCATCGTAAATGGAATGTATTTTGCCTCTTGCCAACTGCAGAAGAGGCATTGGATCATCCGTGCAAATGAAACTGTTGTATCTGATGTGGTTGGAGAGGGTGTGATAGGCAAG TATCCAGTCTTGTGTCCAGGTGAGCAAGAGTTCGTATATGAGAGTTGCATGCCTCTACCAACTTCTCCAGGTTCAGTTGAAGGTTCTTTCACATTTGTCCCTGACAG GTTGACGCATCCAAAAGGAGCTCCATTTGAAGTTGAAGTGGCGCGGTTTCATCTTCAACTTCCAGACTACATTTTCTGA
- the LOC8287639 gene encoding probable transcription factor PosF21 gives MDKDKGHSGGLPPPSGRFSSFSPTGSSFNVKPEPSSAAALPPIAPGSSSDPSHFGHGSDSSRFSHDISRMPDNPPKKLGHRRAHSEILTLPDDISFDSDLGVVGGADGPSFSDETEEDLFSMYLDMDKFNSSSATSAFQLGESSIPTPAALASASAQAPATVDVGAGPSERPRIRHQHSQSMDGSTTIKPEMLISGAEEVSPADTKKAMSAAKLAELALIDPKRAKRIWANRQSAARSKERKMRYIAELERKVQTLQTEATSLSAQLTLLQRDTNGLTAENSELKLRLQTMEQQVHLQDALNDALKEEIQHLKVLTGQAMANGGPMMNYNSFGTGQQFYPNNHAMHTLLTTQQFQQLQIHSQKQQHQFQQHQLHQLQQQQQLQQQQQHQQQEQQQQSGDLKMRGTMSSPNQKDNSSDVNSTSANE, from the exons ATGGATAAGGATAAAGGTCATAGTGGTGGTTTACCACCACCGTCAGGTCGGTTTTCTAGTTTTTCACCAACTGGAAGTTCTTTCAATGTGAAACCTGAGCCATCGTCAGCCGCTGCATTGCCACCTATAGCTCCTGGTTCCAGTTCAGACCCTAGTCATTTCGGTCATGGATCAGATTCTAGTCGTTTTAGTCATGATATAAGTCGAATGCCTGATAACCCACCTAAGAAATTGGGGCATAGAAGAGCTCATTCAGAGATTTTGACTCTTCCTGATGATATTAGCTTTGATAGTGATCTTGGTGTAGTAGGTGGTGCCGATGGACCTTCTTTCTCTGATGAGACTGAGGAAGATTTGTTTTCAATGTATCTTGATATGGATAAATTCAATTCGTCCTCAGCTACATCTGCTTTTCAATTAGGGGAGTCATCAATTCCGACACCAGCAGCATTGGCATCGGCATCAGCACAAGCGCCTGCAACAGTTGATGTGGGTGCTGGGCCTAGTGAAAGGCCAAGAATTAGACACCAACACAGCCAGTCAATGGATGGCTCAACCACTATCAAGCCAGAAATGCTTATATCAGGTGCAGAAGAAGTCTCTCCTGCTGATACGAAGAAAGCTATGTCTGCCGCTAAGCTTGCTGAACTTGCTCTTATTGACCCCAAACGTGCAAAAAG GATCTGGGCAAATAGGCAATCAGCTGCAAGGTCAAAGGAAAGGAAGATGCGGTATATTGCTGAACTTGAGAGGAAAGTGCAGACACTGCAAACAGAAGCAACATCATTGTCCGCTCAATTGACTTTATTACAG AGAGATACAAATGGCCTGACTGCTGAAAATAGTGAACTTAAATTGCGCTTGCAAACAATGGAGCAACAGGTCCACTTGCAAGATG CATTAAATGATGCattgaaagaagaaattcaGCATCTGAAGGTGTTGACTGGTCAAGCTATGGCCAATGGTGGACCTATGATGAACTATAATTCCTTTGGAACAGGCCAGCAATTCTATCCCAACAATCATGCCATGCACACACTATTGACTACCCAGCAGTTTCAACAGCTCCAAATTCATTCTCAGAAACAGCAACATCAATTTCAGCAGCATCAATTGCATCAGCTTCAGCAGCAACAACAACTGCAGCAGCAACAGCAACATCAACAGCAGGAACAGCAGCAACAATCTGGTGACTTGAAGATGAGGGGAACGATGTCTTCTCCGAACCAGAAAGATAATTCGTCAGATGTTAATTCTACTTCAGCGAATGAGTGA